In Felis catus isolate Fca126 chromosome A3, F.catus_Fca126_mat1.0, whole genome shotgun sequence, a single genomic region encodes these proteins:
- the KRCC1 gene encoding lysine-rich coiled-coil protein 1, protein MKHSKKTYDSFQDELEDYIKVQKARGLEPKTCFRKMREDCLETCGYKEEVDYRPRHRMFDHRLSSETVQTYPRSCPISPKVENRLPQWLPAHDSRLRLDPLSYCQFTRDCFPEKPGPLNLSQQAYNCRPYSVESGVYKRLSSENSASAHQASHKQIHQQGKRHPEEAREKVEEERPKHRRKKGCEEIDLDKHKNFQRNLTQMETVRVSTEKLKNRKEKKGRDVASKKEERKRRKEKKEQGKERTEEEMLWDQSILGF, encoded by the coding sequence ATGAAGcattcaaagaagacatatgacTCTTTTCAAGATGAACTTGAAGATTATATCAAAGTGCAGAAAGCCAGAGGCTTAGAGCCAAAGACTTGTTTCAGAAAGATGAGAGAGGACTGTTTGGAAACTTGTGGGTACAAAGAAGAGGTTGATTACAGACCAAGGCATAGAATGTTTGATCACAGACTCTCATCTGAGACTGTCCAGACCTACCCGAGATCATGCCCTATTTCACCAAAGGTGGAAAACCGGTTACCTCAGTGGCTACCAGCTCATGACAGCAGGCTAAGACTAGACCCTCTGAGCTACTGCCAGTTCACCAGGGACTGTTTCCCAGAAAAACCAGGACCCCTGAACCTTAGTCAGCAAGCGTATAACTGTCGCCCATACAGTGTGGAATCTGGAGTTTACAAGCGTCTCTCCTCAGAAAACAGTGCCAGCGCCCATCAAGCCAGTCATAAACAGATACATCAGCAGGGGAAAAGGCACCCAGAGGAAGCCAGAGAAAAAGTAGAGGAGGAGCGGCCCAAGCATAGGAGGAAAAAAGGTTGTGAGGAAATAGATTTAGACAAACACAAGAACTTCCAAAGAAATCTAACACAAATGGAAACAGTCAGGGTCAGTACAGAAAAGCTTAAGAATCGAAAGGAGAAAAAAGGCCGAGATGTGGCCTCTAAGAAAGAGGAACGTAAgcgtagaaaagagaaaaaggaacaaggtaaagagaggacagaggaggaaatgcTTTGGGACCAGTCTATCCTTGGATTTTGA